CCGGGGGTCTGTGACCGTCTCCGGGGCCGTCGATGTCACGCGGACTGGGTGCCCGCACGGTGGATCCGCCGGTTGGACCCTCAGGACAGCCGATGCCCGTCGTCGGGAGCCGTCGGCAGCGCGAGGTGGGCCAGGTCGTCGGGCGGGGGCGTGGTCACCGGCCAAAGGGGAGCGGCCTGCCCGTCGGCGAGTGCGGCCGGTGCGTCGGTGAGGTTCATGCGCTCGCGCAGCCGGCCGTAGAAGTCCGTCGGGCCCAGCCGTACGGCCTTGAGCCGGCGTGGTGCGGCGTACACGCCGATCCAGTCCCCGGGGCTCAGCACTCCGCGCAGCTGGCCGTCGATGCTGACGGCGGCCTGGCCCGAGCGTTCGAGGATCCGTAGCGCGATGGGTTCGTCGGGGGCGGCGACCACCGAGCGGTTGAACACCATGTGCGGGGCGACGGGGGTGAACACCAGGCCCTCCGTGCGCGGCGAGACCACCGGACCGCCGGCGGCGAAGCTGTAGGCGGTGGAGCCCGTGGGCGTGGCCACCAGCAGGGCGTCGGCGGAGTAGGAGGCCAGCAGCCGGCCGGCCAGATAGACGCCCACCGACACCTGACGGTCCCTGGCGAGCTTCTCCACGACGATGTCGTTCAGAGCGGTGACGTTCAGCGCGACGCCCCACTCGTCACCCATCTCGCACTCGGCACGGACCCGGGGCGGCGGCAGCATCGGGCCGCGGCCGTACCGCAGCAACGCCTCCATCTGCGCGGGAACTTCCAGCCGGCATGACGCCCGCATCGTCAGGAGCATCCGGCTCTCCACGGTGATCCGCTCCGCGCGGACCGCGTCCAGCGCCGCGCGCACCGCCGAGGCGGGGACCTCGGTGAGGAAGCCGACCCGGCCGAGGTCGACACCGAGGACCAGGGCGTCGTTCTCGGCCGCCAGCCGGGCGCCGCGCAGGAAGGTGCCGTCGCCGCCGAGGGTCACGATGAGGTCGGGGTCGCCCGCCGAGTCGACCTCCTCCCGGGCGCTGTGCCGCGCGCCCTCCTGCCACACGTCGATGTCGGCGCACCCCACGGCGTGCTCCGCGCACCACGCGCGTACCTCATGGGCGGCCGCCAGGGCCTCGGGGCGTCCGCCGTGCACCACCAGGCCGACACGGTTGACCGTCATCTCCGCCTCCCAGCAGGCTGTTCCCGTTGGCCATACTCGCCGCGGACCGCTCCGGCACGGCACACGCCACGCCGCCGGGGCCCGGGGAGGCGGTCACGGGGAGGTGAGTACGGCTGACCCAGGCCGTCGGAGCCGTACCGCAGGAACATGGACTGCGCAGCCGGTCCGCTCCCGTGGGCCGGTCTCGCGGTCGGTCAGGTACCCATCCCGTGGCCACGGATTCACACATTGCCGCGGGTCATGGGACCCGCGGCGGACGGGTACTCGGGTGCTTCGGAACGGACGGGACACGTGCGGGAGGCCCCTGATGAGCGAGTACATGGCCACCCCTTCCCAGGCCGAGGGCGAGCGGGAGCCGGACGAGGCGGGGGCGGATATGCCACCGCGCACCATCCCGTCCCAGGCGGAGGGTGAGAACACCTCCGAACAACAGGACGTCGGCGAAGGCGACGACTGCGGGAGGCGGCATGAGCACGGCACACACCGGCGTCCTGGAGGTGCCGGCCGCGCTGAAGGACGCGTCGTACCCGGCCGACAAGGCGACCCGGACTCCGACCTCGACCGCACCGCGGCACAGCGCGCGGAACGGGCACGCGAGGGAGGCAGGCCCGGCCTCTCCCAGCACCTGAGGGAGGAGCCGAGGACACCGATCCAGGAGGAGTTCGGCCGCTGAAACTCCTACGGGGTACGGCCGCTGAAATGCGACTGCCCGCCGGGCGGTTCCGGCGTAGCGCCCGTCCTTGACGACCTGCTTGCACCGGCCTAGCGTGAATCAGACACGTCTAGACAGGTAGGGCAGGTGGCTCGGCCATGGCGCAACCGCGGGACCCCCTCGGACTCACCGACGGCAGATCCTCCGGCCGCCCCATACAGGTGGAGACGCACGGACTCGACGTGATCGGGGACGCGGAGCGCAAGGGCACCCCGAGCACGCTGTTCTGGCCCTGGTTCGGGGCGAACGTCTCCGTTCTCGGCCTGAGTTACGGCGCCTTCGCGTTCGGCTTCGGCATCTCCTTCTGGCAGGCCCTCGCCGCCGGCGTGCTCGGCATCGTCGGCTCGTTCCTGCTGTGCGGTTTCATCGCGGTGGCCGGAAAGCGCGGCTCGGCGCCCACCATGGTGCTCAGCCGGGCGGCGTACGGAGTGCGCGGCAACCGGCTGCCGTCGGTGATCTCCTGGATGCTCACCGTCGGCTGGGAGACCGTCCTCACCGCGCTCGCCACGCTGGCCACCGCGACCGTCTTCAGCCGCCTCGGCTGGGGCGGCGGCACCGAGACCAAGGTGGTCGCGCTCATCGTCGTGGCCGCGCTCACCGTCGTCGGCGGAGTCATGGGCTTCGACCTGATCATGCGGCTGCAGACGGCCATCACCGTGATCACGGGTGTCCTCACGATCGTCTACATCGCCCTGGTCGCCGACCACATCCACTGGAGCACCGTCAGTGCCCTCCCGGCCGGTTCCGCGCAGCAGTTCATCGGCGCGCTGGTGTTCATGATGACGGGCTTCGGCCTCGGCTGGGTCAACGCGGCCGCCGACTACTCCCGCTATCTGCCCCGCGGTTCGTCCGGCCGGGGCGTGATCGGCTGGACCACCTTCGGCGCCTCCGTGGCCCCGCTGCTCCTGCTGGTCTTCGGCCTGCTGCTGGCCGGTTCCTCGCCGAAGCTGAGCCAGGCCATCGCGGCCGACCCGATCGGCGCGCTCACCACGATCCTGCCCACCTGGTTCCTGGTGCCGTTCGCCGTGGTCGCCGTCCTGGGTCTGGTCGGCGGCGCCGTCCTGGACATCTACTCCTCGGGCCTGGCCCTGCTCTCCGCCGGCCTGCCGGTGCCCCGCTATCTGGCCGCCCTCCTCGACGGCGTCCTGATGATCACCGGTTCGGTCTACATCGTGTTCTTCGCGGGCGACTTCCTCGGCCAGTTCATGGGCTTCCTCACCACGCTCGGCGTCCCCATCGCCGCCTGGTGCGGCATCATGCTCGCCGACATCGCCCTGCGCCGCCGCGACTACGACGACGGCGACCTCTACCGCCCGCACGGCCGCTACGGCGACATCCCCCTGCCGCCCCTGCTCCTCACCCTCGCCGCCACGGCCGTCGGCTGGGGCCTGGTCACCAACACCGCGGCGAGCTGGCTCACCTGGCAGGGCTACCTCCTCGGTCCGCTGGGCCTCGGCGGCAAGACCGGCGCCTGGGCCTATGCCAACCTCGGCGTCCTGGTCGCGCTGGCCCTCGCCTTCCTCGGCACCCTGCTGCCGGGCCGGGGCCGGGTGCGTACCCAGGAGGCGCAGGCGCCGAGCCCGGTGACCGACGAGGGGGTGCTGAACCCATGACCGCCGGACATTTCGCCGTCATCGACATGCAGCGCGTCTTCGCCGACCCGGCGAGCCCCTGGGCCACCCCCCGGTACGCCGACGCGGCGGCGGGTGTGCGCAGCCTGCTGCCGGCCTTCGGCGACCGCGTCACCTTCACCCGCTTCCTGGCCCCCGCGAAACCGGCCGGCGCCTGGCGTGCCTACTACGACGAATGGCCCTTCGCCCGCCGGCCCCCGGACGCCGAACTCTGGTACCTGTCCGACGAGTTCGCCGACCTGGCCGGCCACGTCGTGGACGCCACCACCTTCGGCAAGTGGACCCCGGAACTCGCCGCCCGCGTCGGCCCGGACGACCGCCTGGTCCTGGCCGGGGTCAGCACCGAATGCTGTGTGCTGTCCACCGCCCTGGCCGCCGCCGATGCCGGCACCGAGGTGCTGGTGGTCGCGGACGCCTGCGCCGGCGTCGACGACGACTCCCACCGCAAGGCCCTGCAGATCATGGAGCTGTACCGGCCGCTCGTCCGGGTCACGACCGTCGACGACCTGCTCGCGGAGGCCGGGCCGTGACCGGCGTCCCGCTCAAGCACCAGCGGATCAGCCGGATCCTCGCCCGGGAGATCCGCGACGGCAGCCGCCGGGCCGGCGAGCGGCTGCCCGGCGAACACGCCCTCGCCCAGCGGTTCGGCGTCAGCCGTACGACCATCCGCGCGGCCCTCGCCGAACTGTCCGAGGAGGGCCTGATCACCACCCGCACCGGCAAGGGCTCCTACGTCCTCTTCGACGGCCGCCCGCCGGACGACCGGCTCGGCTGGGCCCGCGCGCCGGACCCGCAGGGCGTGGACACCACCGTACGGACCCGCGCCGTACGTGAGACGCACGACAAGGCCCTCGCCACCGAACTCGGCCTGGAGAAGGACGTGTTCGTCTGCGTGGAGCGGACCCGCGAGCTCGCCGCGGACGGCACCGTGGTGTCGTACGAGCGCAGCTTTCTGCCGCCGGTGCCCGGGATCCGCGAGCTGCCCGCCCGCGGCCTCGGCCAGGACTCGCTCACCGAACTGCTGCTGCGCGCCGGGCTGCGGCCCGACCACGGGGAGCAGCGGATCGGCGGGCGGCCGGTGGACGCCCGGGAGGCGGAGCTGCTGCGGCGCGCGCCGGGCGACTGGTTCCTCGAGACGCGGCGCACCAGCCGGGCGGCCGACGGCTCCTTCGTCGAGCACGTCGTCAGCCTGCTCGACCCCGGCCACTTCCAGCTGACCCTCACCTTCGGCTGACCCGCGATGGCCGGCGCCCCGGGCCGGACACGTGAGATCAGGCGCCGGGCCGGTTCAGCGCGCCGGCCGGTCATGGGCGCGGGAGTAGTACTGGCCCACCCGCAGGCCACGCTCGCGCAGCGCGTCGGCGTATCCGGCGATCAGGTCGGCCCGGGCACGGGGTGCCCAGCGGGACGCCGTTCCCGGTCACCACCGAGGCCGTCCCACCACCGGATCTCCTGCCGATCCGCACGCATGCCCCCCGGCCCACCGGGTACGCGAGGCCCGAGCACGCCCGGGCGCACGTCCGCCCCCGGGAGGCCGCCCGTACGACCCGTCGCTACCTGGGGATCTGCCATGGAGACACCCGCACACAACGACCTGCCGACCCCGGCCCAGCAGGCGCTGGACACGCTGGCCGCGAACGCCGAGGACCCGACCGCGCTGGACGTCCTCGCCCACAGTGACGTGCTCGTCCCCGTGCCGGACGACGCGGTCGACGGGGAGGGCGCCGACGCCACGTCCGTGGCCCTGCCCGTCCTGGAACAGCCCGGAGGCGACCCGGTCGTCCCCGTCTTCACCACGGAGGGCGAGATGGCCGACCTGCTGCCGTTCGTCTCCCGCTACCGCCTCATCCCGCTCGGCGCCCTCGCCTCCCAGTGGCCCGACGATGACCTCTCCCTGGCCATAGACGGCAACTCCACCCACGCCCTGACCCTCACATCACAGGGGGTACGCACGCTGCTGGCCCGATGACCAGGCTCCCCGAAGGGGACGCGGAGAACCGCGCGAGCAGCGACACAGGGGGCGAGAGCCACTCGACGTAGCGCATCCCGCACGCCGACGCGTC
Above is a genomic segment from Streptomyces fodineus containing:
- a CDS encoding NAD(+)/NADH kinase, encoding MTVNRVGLVVHGGRPEALAAAHEVRAWCAEHAVGCADIDVWQEGARHSAREEVDSAGDPDLIVTLGGDGTFLRGARLAAENDALVLGVDLGRVGFLTEVPASAVRAALDAVRAERITVESRMLLTMRASCRLEVPAQMEALLRYGRGPMLPPPRVRAECEMGDEWGVALNVTALNDIVVEKLARDRQVSVGVYLAGRLLASYSADALLVATPTGSTAYSFAAGGPVVSPRTEGLVFTPVAPHMVFNRSVVAAPDEPIALRILERSGQAAVSIDGQLRGVLSPGDWIGVYAAPRRLKAVRLGPTDFYGRLRERMNLTDAPAALADGQAAPLWPVTTPPPDDLAHLALPTAPDDGHRLS
- a CDS encoding purine-cytosine permease family protein; protein product: MAQPRDPLGLTDGRSSGRPIQVETHGLDVIGDAERKGTPSTLFWPWFGANVSVLGLSYGAFAFGFGISFWQALAAGVLGIVGSFLLCGFIAVAGKRGSAPTMVLSRAAYGVRGNRLPSVISWMLTVGWETVLTALATLATATVFSRLGWGGGTETKVVALIVVAALTVVGGVMGFDLIMRLQTAITVITGVLTIVYIALVADHIHWSTVSALPAGSAQQFIGALVFMMTGFGLGWVNAAADYSRYLPRGSSGRGVIGWTTFGASVAPLLLLVFGLLLAGSSPKLSQAIAADPIGALTTILPTWFLVPFAVVAVLGLVGGAVLDIYSSGLALLSAGLPVPRYLAALLDGVLMITGSVYIVFFAGDFLGQFMGFLTTLGVPIAAWCGIMLADIALRRRDYDDGDLYRPHGRYGDIPLPPLLLTLAATAVGWGLVTNTAASWLTWQGYLLGPLGLGGKTGAWAYANLGVLVALALAFLGTLLPGRGRVRTQEAQAPSPVTDEGVLNP
- a CDS encoding cysteine hydrolase family protein, which codes for MTAGHFAVIDMQRVFADPASPWATPRYADAAAGVRSLLPAFGDRVTFTRFLAPAKPAGAWRAYYDEWPFARRPPDAELWYLSDEFADLAGHVVDATTFGKWTPELAARVGPDDRLVLAGVSTECCVLSTALAAADAGTEVLVVADACAGVDDDSHRKALQIMELYRPLVRVTTVDDLLAEAGP
- a CDS encoding GntR family transcriptional regulator, whose translation is MTGVPLKHQRISRILAREIRDGSRRAGERLPGEHALAQRFGVSRTTIRAALAELSEEGLITTRTGKGSYVLFDGRPPDDRLGWARAPDPQGVDTTVRTRAVRETHDKALATELGLEKDVFVCVERTRELAADGTVVSYERSFLPPVPGIRELPARGLGQDSLTELLLRAGLRPDHGEQRIGGRPVDAREAELLRRAPGDWFLETRRTSRAADGSFVEHVVSLLDPGHFQLTLTFG
- a CDS encoding SseB family protein; this encodes METPAHNDLPTPAQQALDTLAANAEDPTALDVLAHSDVLVPVPDDAVDGEGADATSVALPVLEQPGGDPVVPVFTTEGEMADLLPFVSRYRLIPLGALASQWPDDDLSLAIDGNSTHALTLTSQGVRTLLAR